A genomic window from Brassica oleracea var. oleracea cultivar TO1000 chromosome C8, BOL, whole genome shotgun sequence includes:
- the LOC106309752 gene encoding uncharacterized protein LOC106309752, producing MDSISFDTVKAEKAKALHRLQSIGFLFRVTEICLALLLLCWIFSSLPFAARISGEFLRRLACVVSSPLFMFVLGNSIVVALLTTKSTVFSNGVHGGGEADIYDAFIRSGENRASSSDVRGIPEETTVYDDKQMIGTETDSASNSNSIPTVAREDHATTEPEKETVTDLVKDHSPPPTKVYRRSKSERQRLDTVMKPKPSLRRSETEKCRETVKPCEEVPFPEDNLTNEEFQKTIEAFIAKQLIFRRRESLAVVIP from the coding sequence ATGGATTCGATCTCCTTCGACACCGTGAAAGCAGAGAAAGCCAAGGCGCTGCATCGTTTGCAGAGCATTGGTTTCCTCTTCCGCGTAACAGAGATCTGCCTCGCTCTTCTCTTACTCTGCTGGATCTTCTCCTCCCTTCCTTTCGCCGCTCGAATCTCCGGCGAGTTTCTCCGTCGTCTCGCTTGCGTCGTCTCCTCTCCTCTCTTCATGTTCGTCCTCGGTAACTCCATCGTCGTCGCTCTTCTCACCACCAAATCCACCGTCTTCTCCAACGGCGTCCACGGCGGAGGAGAGGCGGATATCTACGACGCGTTCATCAGATCCGGTGAGAATCGCGCCAGTTCTTCCGACGTCAGAGGTATCCCGGAAGAGACCACCGTTTACGACGACAAACAGATGATCGGCACTGAAACAGATTCGGCTTCAAATTCAAATTCAATTCCGACGGTGGCGCGTGAAGATCACGCGACAACCGAACCGGAGAAGGAAACGGTTACTGATTTAGTGAAGGATCATTCTCCTCCTCCGACGAAGGTCTATCGAAGAAGCAAATCGGAAAGACAGAGACTAGATACTGTGATGAAACCGAAGCCTTCGCTCCGGCGATCGGAGACAGAGAAGTGCCGTGAAACCGTTAAGCCGTGCGAAGAAGTGCCGTTTCCGGAGGATAATCTGACAAACGAAGAGTTTCAGAAAACGATCGAAGCATTCATCGCCAAACAGTTGATTTTCCGTCGCCGAGAATCCCTCGCCGTCGTTATCCCATAA